From a region of the Odoribacter splanchnicus DSM 20712 genome:
- the rplD gene encoding 50S ribosomal protein L4, producing the protein MELSVLNIAGQETGRKIVLDDAIFGIQPNEHAIYLDVKQFLANNRQGTHKSKQRNEISGSTKKLKKQKGTGGARAGSIKNPEFRGGGRIFGPVPRDYSFKLNKKLKKLARKSALAVKASANAVKVVEDFTFEAPKTKQMVALMNNLQVNNGRLLLVLGNGVNENVLLSARNLQNVEVMRVSDIATYNVMKAKNLVLVESSVEGLNEMFNLN; encoded by the coding sequence ATGGAGTTAAGTGTACTAAACATTGCCGGACAGGAAACCGGCAGAAAGATAGTGTTGGATGACGCTATTTTTGGAATTCAGCCTAATGAGCACGCTATCTACCTTGACGTAAAACAGTTCCTGGCCAACAACCGTCAGGGTACTCACAAGTCAAAACAGCGGAATGAAATTTCCGGAAGTACCAAAAAGCTGAAAAAGCAAAAAGGTACCGGAGGTGCTCGTGCAGGTAGTATTAAGAACCCTGAGTTCAGAGGAGGAGGTCGTATTTTTGGTCCCGTACCGAGAGATTACAGCTTCAAACTGAACAAGAAATTGAAAAAATTGGCTCGTAAATCAGCTTTGGCTGTAAAAGCAAGTGCAAATGCTGTAAAAGTCGTTGAAGACTTCACCTTCGAAGCTCCGAAGACCAAACAAATGGTTGCTTTGATGAACAACCTGCAGGTAAACAACGGTCGTCTGTTGTTGGTATTGGGTAACGGTGTGAACGAAAATGTACTTCTGTCTGCCCGTAACTTGCAGAATGTGGAAGTGATGAGAGTTAGCGACATCGCAACTTACAACGTAATGAAGGCTAAAAACCTTGTTTTAGTTGAAAGTTCTGTAGAGGGCCTTAACGAAATGTTCAATCTTAACTAA
- the rplC gene encoding 50S ribosomal protein L3, with product MKLPGLIGKKVGMTSVFSVEGKSIPCTVIECGPCVVTQVKTIEKDGYEALQLGFDEKKEKHTTKQLSGHFKKAGTTPKRKLVEFAGFAEEHKLGDVIDVTILEGTAYVDIVGTSKGKGYQGVVKRHGFGGVGQATHGQHNRLRKPGSIGACSTPARVFKGMRMGGRMGGDRVTVENLEVLKVIPENNLLLVKGSVPGSKGSYVIIQK from the coding sequence ATGAAATTACCAGGTTTAATTGGAAAAAAAGTCGGAATGACTTCCGTTTTCAGTGTTGAGGGGAAAAGTATCCCATGCACTGTTATTGAATGCGGTCCATGTGTCGTAACTCAGGTGAAAACCATAGAAAAAGACGGTTACGAAGCACTTCAGTTGGGTTTTGATGAGAAAAAAGAAAAACACACAACGAAGCAGCTAAGTGGACATTTTAAGAAGGCTGGCACAACTCCGAAACGTAAACTCGTTGAGTTTGCAGGATTTGCCGAAGAACACAAGTTGGGAGATGTAATCGACGTGACCATACTGGAAGGTACTGCCTATGTCGATATCGTCGGTACCTCTAAAGGTAAAGGTTACCAGGGCGTTGTGAAACGTCACGGTTTCGGTGGAGTAGGACAAGCTACCCACGGTCAGCATAACCGTCTGAGAAAACCGGGATCTATCGGAGCATGTTCTACTCCGGCACGTGTTTTCAAAGGAATGCGTATGGGTGGCCGTATGGGCGGAGACCGGGTTACTGTAGAGAACTTGGAAGTTTTGAAGGTAATTCCTGAAAATAATTTGTTGTTGGTGAAGGGATCTGTTCCCGGATCTAAAGGTTCATACGTAATTATTCAGAAGTAA